In Lineus longissimus chromosome 7, tnLinLong1.2, whole genome shotgun sequence, a genomic segment contains:
- the LOC135491738 gene encoding uncharacterized protein LOC135491738, with translation MIRFCRISTRFSLMKLSKNTVSLFISKVMSAPEDIKCPACPVKDEYQRIISMDVNFGLVRKKTSGRSVEEPKHSGVYFVDQNEVDQFLKENSKTQPPKTQDCSDFKAGSNIRSRKRHEKLDETAVFGASCRHDFPLIMFSLKHGERLAYAVFLLKQLLETVGPHQLFVMYDVVCMLETHIKKHYPLLPIEEIKLAIPIFHCYGHKFACQVRYSPRRNPGFALSDGESLERLWSYLRNFSKITKEMTPTHRIDTLTDALRHYARRNLFKLGSFLSSKMQKAQDVLKTSSEELAVLLARLQVTSEEVKQVISAEMDNAPKSKTTGLEKGISGKETLMQELQRHCTERKVLIEMMKKYATGQAIAVKLSKSISKTTSTVKKLLGTYNNNADLTTPCF, from the exons ATGATCCG TTTTTGCAGGATATCTACAAGGTTCTCATTAATGAAACTTTCGAAGAATACCGTTTCTTTATTCATCAGTAAGGTTATGTCGGCTCCTGAGGATATAAAATGTCCTGCGTGTCCAGTG aaggaTGAATATCAAAGAATTATATCAATGGATGTAAACTTTGGATTGGTGCGAAAGAAGACATCAGGGAGAAGTGTTGAGGAACCAAAGCACAGTGGGGTGTACTTTGTCGACCAGAATGAAGTGGACCAATTTTTGAAAGAGAATTCAAAAACCCAACCTCCAAAGACTCAG GATTGCAGTGATTTCAAGGCTGGAAGCAACATTCGATCTCGAAAACGACATGAGAAACTGGATGAGACAGCAGTGTTTGGTGCTTCATGCAGGCACGACTTTCCGTTGATTATGTTCAGTCTCAAACATGGTGAAAG GTTGGCGTATGCAGTGTTTTTACTGAAGCAGCTTTTGGAGACTGTTGGTCCACATCAACTATTTGTCATGTATGATGTAGTTTGCATGTTGGAGACACACATCAAG AAGCATTACCCCCTCCTGCCAATTGAAGAAATAAAACTCGCCATTCCGATCTTCCATTGTTATGGCCATAAATTTGCCTGTCAG GTCAGGTATAGCCCTAGGAGAAACCCTGGATTTGCACTCTCTGATGGTGAAAGCTTGGAACGCCTGTGGTCATACCTTAGGAACTTCTCAAAGATAACGAAAGAGATGACACCGACTCACAGGATCGATACTCTCACGGACGCCCTTCGCCATTACGCACGACGGAATCTATTCAAACTTG GATCCTTTCTAAGTTCAAAGATGCAGAAAGCCCAAGATGTATTGAAGACTTCATCTGAAGAATTAGCTGTTCTTCTGGCGAGACTGCAAG TTACAAGTGAGGAAGTGAAACAAGTGATTTCAGCAGAGATGGACAATGCCCCAAAATCAAAAACCACTGGCTTGGAAAAAG GAATTTCTGGAAAGGAAACCCTAATGCAGGAGCTACAAAGGCATTGTACAGAGCGGAAAGTCCTTATCGAGATGATGAAGAAATATGCCA
- the LOC135491039 gene encoding putative nuclease HARBI1 — MGDYVNRLVRLYDVNVRMPRIRTLLPQFREDDFSVDAFFDRFRFTKEGFNQLMHFIGDDIPEPENNRGHPISPRTQVLVALHYYATGSFQIVHGDLQGVSQPSASRIVKRVSGLSARKRAEVIRFPIGQEAVENKRKFYEQYGFPDVLGCVDGVHVPIEAPSLDEREIYRCRKGFMSLNVQGIADTDLKFINIVNRWPGSTHDSRIFDNSRICFQLEQRQFEGLLLGDKGYACLPFLMTPFRNPAGRAQRRYNRSHKSTRSAVERMFGIWKRKFPCLKQGIRVKLDTAMSVITATAVLHNIAIDLKEPDVGEEAEAEDDDVPVVDRDDNVMGAAIRQTIVQQHFQ; from the coding sequence ATGGGCGATTATGTCAACCGACTAGTGCGTCTTTATGACGTCAATGTGCGTATGCCACGCATCCGGACACTGCTTCCTCAGTTTCGAGAGGATGATTTCAGTGTCGACGCCTTTTTTGATCGATTTCGGTTCACCAAGGAGGGATTTAACCAGCTGATGCACTTCATTGGCGACGACATCCCGGAACCTGAGAACAATCGTGGACACCCCATATCACCAAGGACCCAAGTGCTAGTTGCACTCCATTACTATGCGACAGGTTCGTTTCAGATCGTTCACGGAGATTTGCAAGGAGTGTCCCAGCCATCGGCTTCAAGAATTGTCAAAAGGGTTTCAGGACTGTCAGCAAGAAAACGGGCCGAAGTAATTCGTTTTCCAATTGGACAGGAAGCTGttgaaaataaaaggaaatTCTATGAACAGTATGGTTTTCCTGATGTGCTAGGTTGCGTTGACGGAGTTCATGTGCCCATCGAAGCCCCAAGCTTGGACGAACGTGAAATTTATAGATGTCGCAAGGGTTTCATGTCGCTGAATGTTCAAGGCATCGCAGATACAGATCTGAAATTCATCAACATTGTTAATCGATGGCCGGGGTCAACTCATGATTCACGTATTTTCGATAACAGCCGGATTTGTTTCCAGCTTGAACAACGCCAATTCGAAGGCCTTCTGCTTGGAGATAAAGGCTACGCTTGCCTACCATTTTTAATGACGCCATTTCGGAACCCAGCTGGCCGTGCACAAAGGCGATACAACAGATCACACAAGAGTACACGATCTGCAGTTGAAAGAATGTTTGGTATATGGAAACGCAAATTTCCGTGTTTGAAACAGGGTATAAGAGTGAAGCTTGACACAGCAATGTCCGTCATCACTGCGACTGCAGTATTGCACAATATTGCCATTGATCTGAAGGAGCCAGATGTTGGTGAAGAGGCTGAGGCTGAGGATGACGATGTCCCTGTAGTCGATAGGGATGATAATGTCATGGGTGCTGCTATCAGACAAACAATTGTTcaacaacattttcaataa